One genomic window of Micropterus dolomieu isolate WLL.071019.BEF.003 ecotype Adirondacks linkage group LG06, ASM2129224v1, whole genome shotgun sequence includes the following:
- the LOC123973083 gene encoding uncharacterized protein LOC123973083 isoform X1, whose protein sequence is MPAVQHPNLQNKHSGERPTAVAASKKKNSPIAALKVTFFWEAGVDTGALRKEFLTEMIAGIESHFFEGPKHQRSPRYSLTDFDSGLYKTVGRDFSSKFGTSWRQSRELIEQVEMSTEHSIEGLSDEIINCGNTGSQCKKSPLFVLRLQPMLEQLRGGLQLYDLLSLIRQYPDICQPLFVPGEDVKVNAEFVMASILPQLSDKGTSRHQIELEMINFIQDFLYEAEAEDQVDDQDGLHSITPARLLQWITGQGHIPLLPSEKKDFAVTIKFNHDCSADFGHHSVCYPVVSACAKNIVLPVKHMRPYDQFKKVLTEAFHLGQQFNMV, encoded by the exons atgcCAGCAGTGCAACATCCAAATCTCCAGAACAAACATTCTGGAGAGAGGCCTACTGCAGTGGCAgcgtcaaaaaaaaaaaattcacccaTTGCTGCTCTGAAAGTGACGTTCTTTTGGGAGGCAGGAGTGGACACAGGTGCTCTCCGAAAAGAATTTCTCACAG AAATGATTGCAGGAATTGAGAGCCATTTCTTTGAGGGGCCAAAGCACCAGAGGAGCCCACGATACTCTCTGACTGACTTTGACAGCGGCCTGTACAA GACTGTTGGGAGAGATTTTAGCAGTAAGTTTGGCACAAGTTGGAGACAGTCGCGAGAGTTAATTGAGCAG gttGAAATGTCAACTGAACATTCAATTGAAGGCCTTTCTGATGAAATCATAAATTGTGGAAATACTGGATCTCAGTGCAAAAAGAGTCCATTGTTTG TGCTGAGGCTGCAGCCTATGTTGGAACAACTGAGAGGAGGCCTGCAGCTGTATGACCTTCTTTCGCTAATCAGGCAGTACCCAGATATCTGCCAGCCCCTGTTTGTTCCCGGTGAAGATGTAAAA GTTAATGCAGAGTTTGTCATGGCATCCATTCTTCCTCAACTGAGTGACAAAGGGACTTCCAGGCATCAGATTGAGCTGGAGATGATCAACTTTATTCAGGACTTCCTTTATGAAGCTGAAG CTGAAGACCAGGTAGATGACCAAGATGGCCTACATTCCATCACACCTGCCAGGTTGCTCCAGTGGATCACAGGCCAAGGTCACATCCCACTTCTTCCCtcagagaagaaggattttGCTGTAACAATCAAGTTTAACCATGACTGTAGTGCAGACTTTGGCcatcacagtgtgtgttacCCCGTTGTGTCAGCATGTGCCAAGAATATTGTACTACCTGTAAAACATATGAGGCCTTATGACCAATTCAAAAAGGTTCTAACTGAGGCTTTTCATCTGGGCCAACAGTTTAACATGGTGTAA
- the LOC123973083 gene encoding uncharacterized protein LOC123973083 isoform X2, with the protein MPAVQHPNLQNKHSGERPTAVAASKKKNSPIAALKVTFFWEAGVDTGALRKEFLTEMIAGIESHFFEGPKHQRSPRYSLTDFDSGLYKTVGRDFSSKFGTSWRQSRELIEQVEMSTEHSIEGLSDEIINCGNTGSQCKKSPLFVLRLQPMLEQLRGGLQLYDLLSLIRQYPDICQPLFVPGEDVKVNAEFVMASILPQLSDKGTSRHQIELEMINFIQDFLYEAEAEDQGHVDDQNSLHSITPSRFLQWITGQGHIPLLPSEKKDFAVTIKFNHDCSADFGHQCVLPRCVSMCQEYCTACKTYEAL; encoded by the exons atgcCAGCAGTGCAACATCCAAATCTCCAGAACAAACATTCTGGAGAGAGGCCTACTGCAGTGGCAgcgtcaaaaaaaaaaaattcacccaTTGCTGCTCTGAAAGTGACGTTCTTTTGGGAGGCAGGAGTGGACACAGGTGCTCTCCGAAAAGAATTTCTCACAG AAATGATTGCAGGAATTGAGAGCCATTTCTTTGAGGGGCCAAAGCACCAGAGGAGCCCACGATACTCTCTGACTGACTTTGACAGCGGCCTGTACAA GACTGTTGGGAGAGATTTTAGCAGTAAGTTTGGCACAAGTTGGAGACAGTCGCGAGAGTTAATTGAGCAG gttGAAATGTCAACTGAACATTCAATTGAAGGCCTTTCTGATGAAATCATAAATTGTGGAAATACTGGATCTCAGTGCAAAAAGAGTCCATTGTTTG TGCTGAGGCTGCAGCCTATGTTGGAACAACTGAGAGGAGGCCTGCAGCTGTATGACCTTCTTTCGCTAATCAGGCAGTACCCAGATATCTGCCAGCCCCTGTTTGTTCCCGGTGAAGATGTAAAA GTTAATGCAGAGTTTGTCATGGCATCCATTCTTCCTCAACTGAGTGACAAAGGGACTTCCAGGCATCAGATTGAGCTGGAGATGATCAACTTTATTCAGGACTTCCTTTATGAAGCTGAAG CTGAAGACCAGGGGCATGTAGATGACCAAAATAGCCTACATTCCATCACACCTTCCAGGTTTCTCCAGTGGATCACAGGCCAAGGTCACATCCCACTTCTTCCCtcagagaagaaggattttGCTGTAACAATCAAGTTTAACCATGACTGTAGTGCAGACTTTggccatcagtgtgtgttacCCCGTTGTGTCAGCATGTGCCAAGAATATTGTACTGCCTGTAAAACATATGAGGCCTTATGA